In Nicotiana tabacum cultivar K326 chromosome 17, ASM71507v2, whole genome shotgun sequence, one DNA window encodes the following:
- the LOC107823584 gene encoding anthocyanidin 3-O-glucosyltransferase 5-like: MDRSQLHIAILSSPGMGHLIPVLVLGNRLAAHYNIKITILAITTSSSSAETEFLKKSTLTNEKKTIEIIPIPSVDISHLINSSTKVFTQLRLMVREALPKIHSTIASMTHRPDALIVDIFCTQILPIAEEFKISKYAYHPTTAWTLALAIYCQVFDKEVEGEYVDLKDPLKIPGCKALRPDDVVDPLLDRSDQQYEEYVKLGMEYAAFDGILINTWEDLEPETIKALRNNEKLRSVLKMPVFPIFPVGPLRRTVETTERDEVIQWLDKQNHGSVLYVSFGSGGTLSTQQMTELALGLELSQQKFVWVVRPPFDGDADSAYMNSTGKETRGMSGYLPEGFLTRTNGMGLVVSMWAKQVEILGHSSVGGFLTHCGWNSTVESLTNGVPMIAWPLYAEQKMNASMLTEELGVAIRPAVLPTKVVKREEIEGMVRMLMHTKEGKTIREKAKKLKMSAENALSDGGSSYNSICELVKDIRSRLSVISL, from the exons ATGGATAGATCACAGCTTCATATTGCTATACTCTCAAGCCCTGGAATGGGTCATTTAATCCCAGTTCTAGTCTTAGGCAACCGATTAGCCGCTCACTataacatcaaaattacaattcTTGCTATCACAACCAGCTCTTCTTCAGCAGAAACTGAATTTCTCAAGAAATCCACTCTCACCAATGAGAAAAAAACCATAGAAATAATTCCCATTCCTTCAGTCGATATTTCCCACCTAATAAATTCCAGCACTAAAGTTTTCACTCAATTACGACTAATGGTGCGCGAAGCCTTGCCCAAAATTCATTCCACTATAGCTTCCATGACTCATCGTCCAGATGCTTTAATTGTCGACATTTTTTGCACACAAATATTGCCAATTGctgaagaatttaaaatttctaaGTACGCGTACCATCCAACTACTGCGTGGACATTAGCATTAGCTATATATTGCCAAGTTTTTGACAAAGAAGTTGAGGGTGAATATGTTGATCTTAAAGATCCTTTGAAAATTCCAGGTTGCAAAGCACTGCGACCTGATGACGTGGTGGATCCGTTGCTGGATCGGAGTGATCAGCAGTATGAAGAGTATGTAAAGCTAGGAATGGAATACGCAGCTTTTGATGGAATCTTGATTAATACTTGGGAAGATTTAGAACCTGAGACTATTAAAGCACTTCGAAATAATGAGAAGTTGAGATCGGTACTAAAGATGCCTGTTTTTCCAATATTTCCAGTTGGTCCCTTGAGGAGAACAGTTGAAACAACTGAACGTGATGAG GTGATTCAATGGTTAGACAAGCAAAATCATGGGTCGGTTCTATATGTATCTTTTGGAAGCGGTGGAACACTTTCAACTCAGCAAATGACCGAGCTTGCATTGGGTTTAGAATTAAGCCAACAGAAATTTGTTTGGGTTGTACGTCCCCCGTTCGACGGTGATGCAGATAGTGCCTATATGAACTCTACAGGCAAAGAGACACGTGGCATGTCGGGATACTTGCCGGAAGGGTTCTTAACTAGGACTAATGGGATGGGCTTAGTAGTGTCTATGTGGGCCAAACAAGTCGAAATTTTGGGCCACTCATCCGTGGGTGGATTTTTGACTCATTGTGGATGGAATTCAACAGTGGAGAGTTTGACAAATGGGGTTCCTATGATTGCATGGCCACTATATGCTGAACAAAAAATGAACGCCTCCATGTTGACGGAGGAGCTAGGGGTGGCGATTCGGCCGGCGGTTTTGCCGACGAAGGTGGTGAAGAGAGAGGAGATAGAGGGAATGGTGAGAATGTTGATGCACACAAAAGAAGGAAAGACTATAAGGGAAAAGGCTAAGAAATTAAAGATGAGTGCGGAAAATGCACTAAGTGATGGAGGTTCATCCTACAATTCCATTTGTGAGCTTGTGAAGGACATTCGAAGTAGATTGTCAGTTATTTCTTTGTGA